One Proteobacteria bacterium CG1_02_64_396 DNA window includes the following coding sequences:
- a CDS encoding glycine cleavage system protein H: protein MIGDCCFDPSLYYDDQYQVWVRREGDGTVTIGMTDLSQAIAGRILHCRIRKVGTLRELGRPAATLESGKWAGPVPNPLTGTIVARNEVVLNDPGLLNRDPVGEGWIVRMQPERLEEEILNLVTGETAAEGYKARMEREKIVCSSTRDPNLRELRK from the coding sequence ATGATTGGTGATTGCTGCTTCGACCCCAGCCTCTACTACGACGACCAGTATCAGGTCTGGGTCCGGCGTGAGGGTGATGGTACGGTGACGATCGGCATGACCGATCTTTCCCAAGCCATCGCCGGGCGGATCCTTCACTGCCGCATCCGCAAGGTTGGCACCCTGCGCGAGCTGGGGCGTCCGGCCGCGACCCTTGAATCGGGTAAGTGGGCCGGTCCCGTTCCCAACCCGCTCACCGGCACCATCGTCGCCCGCAACGAGGTGGTGTTGAACGATCCTGGGCTTCTCAACCGCGACCCAGTGGGGGAGGGGTGGATCGTGCGGATGCAGCCCGAACGCCTGGAGGAGGAGATCCTGAACCTCGTGACCGGTGAGACGGCGGCGGAGGGCTACAAGGCCCGGATGGAAAGAGAGAAGATCGTCTGCTCAT